From Ruminococcus sp. HUN007, a single genomic window includes:
- a CDS encoding FAD-binding protein, with translation MENGNSCCVLTEEEIKCSVCETGNITPDEILDYDIVVVGAGAAGVPAAGWAAESGAKTALLQKESGVISQGNCGSAIIKSRSTPGGIAKWIHHTNSLCDWRADVKQLRAYADHSEEAMMWFLNRAGLTSETEYGDGSKVDSNSDSAKLLNDGETLCAFRSTSGDFTGLWKDRMNSYDYGDDHCYFWAPWIGPKPYNTGNAMKNVIKNIQKNCDNLHTYFSTPAVKLVKTGNRVTGVIARTSDGKHIQFNASKAVILATGDYTNNSAMVSRWCPDIAEFDKKQFGKTGDGHVLAISAGAVMENTGHTKMMHDFDSALMFEEPFLYLNMKGERFTNEYTGFVYMGNILKYQPSFKGPNTDADHPDGSKGWYCAVYDSSYMEWPDDEFVDGKVPPFVMEKFIPGAVEEPQGVFRNLIDLHRCDTLEELAEELGIPFDAMKKSIDRYNELCDRQYDEDFGKPSKYMHKIEKTPFWAARKHIRVSAEVSGVITNEYAQALDRNGNVIDGLYCAGNLGGPFYGGNDYPFHQTGLSLGRCYTSGMIAAKHALGLL, from the coding sequence ATGGAAAATGGCAACAGCTGCTGTGTACTTACCGAAGAAGAAATTAAATGCTCGGTATGCGAAACAGGTAATATCACACCGGATGAAATACTTGACTACGATATCGTAGTAGTGGGTGCAGGTGCTGCGGGAGTTCCGGCTGCGGGATGGGCTGCTGAAAGCGGTGCAAAAACTGCTCTTCTTCAAAAGGAAAGCGGTGTTATCTCTCAGGGAAACTGCGGTTCGGCTATCATAAAATCAAGATCCACACCGGGTGGTATCGCAAAGTGGATACACCATACAAACAGTCTCTGTGACTGGAGAGCGGATGTAAAACAACTGCGCGCATATGCCGACCATTCCGAGGAGGCAATGATGTGGTTTTTAAACCGTGCGGGGCTTACATCTGAAACGGAATACGGCGACGGAAGCAAGGTCGACAGCAATTCAGACAGTGCAAAACTTCTTAATGACGGTGAAACCCTCTGCGCTTTCAGAAGTACGAGCGGTGATTTTACCGGACTTTGGAAGGATCGTATGAACAGCTACGACTACGGTGATGACCATTGTTATTTCTGGGCTCCGTGGATAGGTCCGAAACCGTACAACACAGGCAATGCCATGAAAAATGTCATAAAGAACATTCAGAAAAATTGCGATAACCTTCATACGTACTTTTCAACGCCTGCTGTAAAACTTGTTAAAACCGGAAACAGAGTAACCGGTGTTATTGCCAGGACCTCTGACGGAAAACACATTCAGTTCAACGCTTCAAAGGCCGTTATTCTTGCAACCGGTGACTACACAAACAACAGTGCAATGGTATCACGCTGGTGTCCTGACATAGCTGAGTTCGACAAAAAACAGTTCGGCAAGACCGGTGACGGTCATGTTCTTGCCATAAGTGCAGGCGCAGTGATGGAAAACACCGGACACACAAAAATGATGCACGACTTTGACTCTGCCCTTATGTTCGAAGAGCCTTTCCTCTACCTTAACATGAAGGGCGAACGTTTCACCAATGAATACACAGGCTTTGTCTACATGGGAAACATTCTGAAATACCAGCCTTCCTTCAAAGGACCGAATACTGACGCTGATCATCCTGATGGTTCAAAGGGATGGTACTGTGCGGTGTATGACAGCTCATACATGGAATGGCCGGATGATGAATTTGTTGACGGAAAGGTTCCGCCGTTCGTTATGGAAAAATTCATTCCGGGTGCGGTCGAAGAACCTCAGGGTGTGTTCAGAAACCTTATTGACCTTCACCGCTGTGATACTCTTGAGGAACTCGCGGAAGAACTCGGTATACCGTTTGATGCTATGAAAAAATCGATTGACAGATACAATGAGCTCTGCGACAGACAGTATGATGAAGACTTCGGAAAGCCCTCAAAGTACATGCATAAAATAGAGAAGACACCTTTCTGGGCAGCAAGAAAACACATACGTGTTTCAGCTGAAGTTTCCGGTGTCATAACCAATGAATACGCACAGGCCCTTGACAGAAACGGAAATGTAATAGACGGTCTCTACTGTGCGGGTAATCTCGGCGGACCTTTCTACGGAGGCAATGACTACCCGTTCCATCAGACAGGACTTTCTCTCGGACGCTGCTACACCTCCGGCATGATAGCCGCAAAGCACGCCCTCGGTTTACTTTGA
- a CDS encoding response regulator, whose amino-acid sequence MSGTVNEAKTDVREEQFIHDKNHILICDDDIMFLKIVSDWLKDRYHVIAVRNGPEAVPAAYNERPDLILLDLEMPGMNGPEVLEALRTDEQTANIPVVFLTGHSDRDSVMDCLKLRPQGYMLKSVKRQGMLASIDHFFESGRWMNIEA is encoded by the coding sequence ATGAGCGGCACAGTGAATGAAGCTAAAACGGATGTCAGGGAAGAACAGTTCATACATGACAAAAATCACATTCTCATATGTGACGATGATATAATGTTTCTTAAGATAGTAAGTGACTGGCTGAAAGACCGCTATCATGTAATTGCTGTAAGAAACGGTCCGGAAGCGGTTCCTGCGGCATACAACGAACGTCCGGACCTTATCCTGCTTGATCTTGAAATGCCGGGTATGAACGGACCGGAAGTACTTGAAGCACTGAGAACGGATGAACAGACTGCAAACATACCGGTAGTTTTTCTTACCGGTCATTCAGACAGAGACAGTGTTATGGACTGCCTGAAACTCAGACCTCAGGGATATATGCTCAAGTCTGTGAAACGTCAGGGAATGCTGGCGAGTATCGATCATTTTTTTGAAAGCGGTCGCTGGATGAATATCGAAGCCTGA
- a CDS encoding sensor histidine kinase, translated as MVRNGEMASVKAVSEMNSYLSISYDTIELTSYTLDKMINDGRSAGDILEYLTDQSDGIEAAIDKKSNGIYGLINGEFLNGSGWVPEPGFVAQSRPWYKTAMAAGGEITIVDPYTDVKTGTVMITLAKMLSDGESVVAFDITLDELQHITEETVRSGITDMLFVLDRNNTVVANSEKGEIGKNYSIDDGSFGAAIVGEKMLTGREHFDIMYNGRHNIVYCNVMKNGWYCISAGDATRDLRAILTIFIFTVLTIIAIVVTVGIMMARASRRSMIAARLDSQLSSTADIYISLHEINFIDDTFSEIRNNKTQAYPVISEVHDSCQEKIREIMTKFSDETTRDIILDFVDFSKLNERLRDCNTITTEFLNEDKLWRRARYIVSGRTPDGNVARAMYMVEDIDREKRERDMTLEAVKLMNEQISSVANIYYSIHDINLKNDTFSELKSDERKLTEIVDGSSGGAQQVIYTVMDKITGRNYADSMRRFTDFLTLGERLKIKDSVTEEFMDNENVWFRARFVVSKRGAGGMAEQVLLLVENIDEEKRRRDALSETAESLNSQMASISNVFMTVYDIDILRDTFEVIKSSNSNVDNLVRDKRDNAQKLLSEITLKFTDQRSADETLRFVDLSTLSTRLLECDTVMMEAYTATNKWVRMRFMVSERAKSGRPVHVLWLVEDIDAEKKKRDELIDMSERALAASEAKSSFLSVMSHEIGRQLVTVLSLNKKILDHSSEPDTLEYAEGVRESGKVLQEYINGIFDYSEIEAGKIRLEDSDYRFKDMIGDLIFKMRKEAEKKGIFLIADTDAELPEILRGDGQRMRQIIDAVLQNAVRYTERGSVTFSAGCEKVPDDPDSVLLNVSVKDTGSGIREENMRKLFSAFERFETENGNNSEGLGLGLPVANRLLEMMDSSLKAESVYGLGSRFSFSVRQKLP; from the coding sequence ATGGTCAGAAACGGTGAAATGGCATCTGTAAAGGCTGTCAGTGAAATGAACAGCTATCTTTCCATAAGCTATGATACCATTGAGCTGACATCATATACGCTTGACAAAATGATAAATGACGGCAGATCGGCAGGAGACATACTGGAGTATCTTACCGATCAGTCAGATGGTATCGAAGCAGCGATAGACAAGAAGAGCAACGGTATTTACGGCCTTATAAACGGTGAATTCCTTAACGGATCCGGCTGGGTGCCTGAACCAGGTTTCGTAGCTCAGTCAAGGCCGTGGTATAAGACCGCCATGGCAGCAGGCGGCGAGATAACCATAGTTGATCCTTATACTGACGTCAAGACCGGTACTGTCATGATAACACTTGCCAAGATGCTGTCTGACGGGGAAAGCGTTGTCGCTTTTGACATAACACTTGACGAACTGCAGCATATTACAGAAGAAACAGTAAGATCCGGAATTACGGATATGCTTTTCGTACTTGACAGAAACAATACCGTTGTTGCAAATTCTGAAAAAGGAGAAATCGGAAAAAACTACAGTATAGATGACGGTTCGTTCGGAGCGGCAATAGTCGGCGAAAAAATGCTTACCGGCAGGGAGCATTTTGATATCATGTACAACGGCCGGCACAATATCGTATACTGCAATGTGATGAAAAACGGCTGGTACTGTATATCGGCCGGTGATGCCACAAGAGATCTTCGGGCCATCCTTACGATATTCATTTTTACAGTTCTGACGATAATCGCAATAGTCGTGACAGTCGGAATCATGATGGCAAGAGCCAGCAGAAGAAGCATGATCGCGGCCCGTCTGGATTCACAGCTTTCCTCGACTGCAGATATCTACATTTCGCTTCACGAGATCAATTTCATCGATGATACTTTCAGTGAAATAAGAAATAACAAGACTCAGGCATATCCTGTCATAAGCGAAGTACATGACAGCTGTCAGGAAAAGATACGCGAGATAATGACAAAGTTTTCTGATGAGACCACACGTGATATTATTCTTGATTTTGTGGATTTCAGCAAGCTTAATGAACGCCTGCGGGACTGCAACACCATAACGACAGAGTTCCTTAATGAGGATAAACTCTGGAGAAGAGCAAGGTACATAGTTTCAGGCAGGACACCTGACGGAAATGTCGCAAGAGCGATGTACATGGTTGAGGATATCGACAGGGAAAAGCGTGAACGCGATATGACGCTTGAAGCTGTAAAGCTGATGAATGAGCAGATCTCATCCGTTGCCAATATCTATTATTCAATACATGATATTAATCTTAAAAACGACACATTCAGTGAGTTAAAGTCAGATGAACGCAAGCTCACTGAGATAGTTGACGGAAGCAGCGGAGGAGCACAGCAGGTCATTTATACGGTAATGGACAAAATCACCGGCAGAAACTATGCTGACAGCATGCGCAGGTTTACCGATTTTTTAACTCTTGGTGAGCGCCTTAAGATCAAAGACAGTGTTACCGAAGAGTTTATGGACAATGAAAATGTATGGTTCAGGGCAAGATTTGTCGTATCAAAGCGCGGGGCCGGCGGAATGGCAGAACAGGTGCTTCTGCTTGTTGAAAATATCGATGAGGAAAAACGCCGCAGGGACGCACTTTCGGAAACCGCTGAGAGTCTGAATTCACAGATGGCGTCCATCTCGAACGTGTTCATGACAGTATACGATATCGATATTCTTCGTGATACTTTTGAGGTTATAAAGTCATCCAATTCAAATGTTGATAATCTTGTTCGCGACAAACGTGACAATGCACAGAAGCTGCTGTCCGAGATCACGCTGAAATTCACTGATCAGCGGTCAGCAGACGAGACACTGCGTTTTGTCGATCTGAGTACGCTCAGCACGCGTCTGCTGGAATGCGATACTGTTATGATGGAAGCATATACTGCCACAAACAAATGGGTGCGTATGAGATTCATGGTTTCGGAACGTGCGAAGTCAGGCAGACCGGTACATGTACTCTGGCTTGTTGAGGACATCGATGCCGAAAAGAAAAAGCGTGATGAGCTCATCGACATGTCGGAACGTGCGCTTGCCGCAAGCGAAGCCAAGTCGTCATTCCTTTCTGTCATGTCGCATGAGATCGGCAGACAGCTGGTTACAGTACTCAGCCTGAACAAAAAGATACTCGATCACAGCAGTGAACCTGATACACTTGAATATGCAGAAGGAGTACGAGAATCAGGAAAAGTTCTGCAGGAATATATAAACGGCATATTTGACTACTCCGAGATCGAAGCCGGCAAAATCAGGCTTGAGGATAGTGACTACAGATTTAAGGATATGATCGGCGATTTAATTTTCAAAATGAGGAAGGAAGCCGAGAAAAAGGGTATCTTTCTTATAGCGGATACTGATGCTGAACTTCCGGAAATACTCCGCGGTGACGGACAAAGAATGAGGCAGATAATCGATGCAGTCCTGCAGAATGCTGTCAGATACACCGAAAGGGGAAGTGTTACTTTCTCGGCAGGTTGTGAAAAGGTTCCGGATGATCCGGACAGCGTTTTGCTGAATGTTTCCGTCAAGGATACCGGCAGCGGTATCAGGGAAGAAAATATGCGCAAACTGTTTTCAGCTTTTGAACGCTTTGAAACTGAAAACGGAAATAATTCAGAAGGTCTTGGCCTCGGTCTGCCGGTCGCAAACCGGCTGCTTGAAATGATGGATTCATCGCTGAAGGCTGAAAGTGTATACGGCCTTGGTTCACGTTTCTCGTTCTCAGTCAGACAGAAACTTCCCTGA
- a CDS encoding ATP-binding protein, producing the protein MLVFIMVILSVSVTAAAAVVLYRRNEVTQRISNQLSSTADIYISLHEINFIDDTFIEVRNNKSEAVDMIGDTRSDCQQMIRAVMEKFSDESTRESVLDFVDFSKLNVRLKDRNTITTEFLNAEKKWRRARYIVSERMPDGRVARAMYLIEDIDEEKRNRDLTLEALRKLNSQMASVANIYFTMHDIDLENDSFTEIKTNTNDVSELAYADNVNAQETMYAVMKQLADDTTRSAMLEFVDFSTLNERLRNRNTITQEFLSFKGVWGRARFVVSKRNEDGTPAHVMWLIEGIDEEKRKRDELAETAETLNYRISSIADIYQTAHDIDLENDTFTELKSDSRAVSELVGGAHDHARATLQRVMKSITDEAFTDNVLRFTDLDTLEQRMFGIKTMTIEYMHRNGQWRRGRFVASRRDENGRLKRVLWLSEDIDGEKKERDKLIDLSERAFAASEAKSSFLSNMSHEIRTPISAVLGMNEMILRECDDENILGYSENIRAAGTALLSLINDILDFSKIEAGKMSITESKYDLSVLINDIVNMIQIKAEEKALHFVLDVSPDIPRNLFGDGSRIRQIITNLLTNAVKYTEKGSIELSIRYRNDNDDPEKIVLIISVRDSGIGIKPEDMRRLFSEFERIDEDHNRNIEGTGLGISITEKLLGLMGSSLRVDSIYGLGSRFWFELKQKVTDREPVGDCNAKDTKLPGSRKRYYEMFRAPDACVLAADDTPVNLMVFRNLLKRTKVKIDTAESGAECLKLASAKKYDIIFLDHMMPDMDGIETLRRIRSDPGGINAGTPAVCLTANAISGAKEKYIEAGFDEYLTKPVDPELLEILLADRLPGKKVIITDPSEAEKRESERQVSVIPGSIRKIKELNISAGVENCGDENSYLETLKIYAEMVDEYADSIDEYLKNGDAENAVIRIHALKSTSRIIGASGLGDLAAELESAGRNGDMEKLDKNAGELTERSRKLGQKLKGVLL; encoded by the coding sequence ATGCTTGTATTTATCATGGTCATCCTGTCAGTTTCAGTGACAGCAGCTGCTGCGGTCGTACTGTACAGAAGAAATGAGGTAACGCAGCGCATCAGCAATCAGCTTTCGTCAACGGCTGATATATATATTTCTCTTCACGAGATCAATTTTATAGACGATACGTTTATTGAAGTACGTAACAACAAGTCTGAAGCAGTCGATATGATAGGCGATACGCGTTCGGACTGCCAGCAGATGATACGTGCTGTAATGGAGAAGTTCTCCGATGAATCCACGCGTGAAAGTGTGCTTGACTTTGTTGATTTCAGTAAGCTGAACGTCCGGCTCAAGGACCGTAACACCATCACGACAGAGTTCCTCAATGCTGAAAAAAAGTGGAGGAGAGCAAGGTACATAGTTTCGGAAAGAATGCCTGACGGCAGAGTTGCCAGAGCGATGTATCTTATCGAGGACATCGATGAGGAAAAGAGAAACCGTGATCTGACACTTGAAGCGCTCAGAAAGCTGAACAGTCAGATGGCATCAGTGGCGAACATCTATTTTACCATGCATGACATCGATCTTGAAAATGATTCGTTTACTGAGATAAAAACAAATACAAATGATGTTTCGGAACTGGCTTATGCCGATAATGTCAATGCACAGGAAACAATGTATGCCGTAATGAAACAGCTCGCAGATGATACAACCCGAAGTGCGATGCTTGAATTCGTTGACTTTTCCACACTGAACGAGCGTCTTAGAAACAGAAACACGATAACGCAGGAGTTTTTAAGCTTCAAGGGTGTCTGGGGACGTGCAAGATTCGTTGTTTCAAAACGAAATGAAGACGGCACGCCGGCACACGTAATGTGGCTCATCGAAGGTATCGACGAGGAAAAGAGGAAGCGTGACGAACTCGCTGAAACGGCAGAAACGCTCAACTACCGTATTTCATCCATTGCGGATATTTATCAGACTGCTCATGACATCGATCTTGAAAATGACACGTTTACTGAGCTGAAGTCCGACAGCAGAGCGGTGAGCGAACTCGTCGGAGGAGCTCATGACCACGCCCGTGCAACTCTGCAAAGAGTAATGAAAAGTATAACTGATGAGGCTTTTACTGATAATGTATTAAGATTTACCGATCTTGACACCCTTGAACAGCGCATGTTCGGTATCAAGACGATGACTATCGAATACATGCACAGAAACGGTCAGTGGAGAAGAGGAAGATTCGTTGCTTCAAGACGTGACGAAAACGGCAGGCTCAAGCGCGTCCTCTGGCTTTCGGAAGATATTGACGGTGAAAAGAAGGAACGTGACAAGCTTATCGACTTGTCGGAGCGGGCATTCGCCGCAAGTGAGGCCAAGTCATCATTCCTTTCGAACATGTCCCACGAGATCCGTACCCCGATCAGTGCGGTGCTGGGTATGAATGAAATGATACTCCGCGAATGTGATGATGAAAACATTCTCGGATATTCCGAAAATATACGTGCTGCCGGAACTGCACTGCTCAGTCTTATAAATGACATACTCGATTTTTCAAAGATCGAGGCGGGCAAGATGAGTATAACGGAATCAAAGTATGATCTGTCCGTTCTTATAAACGATATTGTGAATATGATTCAGATAAAGGCGGAGGAAAAAGCACTTCACTTTGTTCTCGACGTCAGTCCTGACATACCGAGGAATCTTTTCGGTGACGGATCACGTATCAGACAGATAATAACCAATCTTCTGACCAACGCAGTAAAGTACACGGAAAAAGGAAGCATAGAGCTGAGTATCAGATACCGTAATGATAATGATGATCCTGAAAAGATAGTTCTCATCATTTCAGTAAGGGATTCCGGCATAGGAATAAAGCCGGAGGATATGCGCAGACTGTTTTCAGAGTTTGAACGTATCGATGAGGATCATAACCGGAACATCGAGGGAACCGGCCTTGGAATAAGCATTACGGAAAAGCTTCTCGGACTTATGGGTTCATCTCTCAGAGTTGACAGTATTTACGGACTCGGCTCAAGGTTCTGGTTTGAACTGAAGCAGAAAGTCACAGACCGTGAACCTGTGGGTGACTGTAATGCAAAAGACACAAAACTGCCGGGAAGCAGAAAAAGATATTATGAGATGTTCCGTGCACCTGATGCATGCGTACTTGCTGCAGATGACACGCCGGTGAATCTTATGGTATTCAGAAACCTTCTTAAAAGAACGAAAGTAAAGATAGATACTGCAGAGAGCGGAGCTGAATGTCTGAAGCTTGCGTCTGCAAAGAAATATGATATTATTTTCCTTGATCACATGATGCCTGATATGGACGGGATCGAAACGCTGAGGAGAATACGCTCCGATCCGGGTGGCATAAACGCAGGTACACCTGCGGTGTGTCTGACAGCCAATGCGATATCAGGAGCAAAGGAAAAGTATATCGAAGCCGGATTCGACGAATATCTTACAAAACCAGTTGATCCGGAACTTCTGGAGATACTTCTGGCTGACAGGCTTCCTGGGAAAAAAGTGATCATAACGGATCCGTCTGAAGCTGAGAAGAGGGAAAGCGAAAGGCAGGTTTCCGTTATTCCCGGAAGCATAAGAAAGATAAAGGAACTGAATATATCTGCCGGTGTTGAAAACTGCGGAGATGAGAATTCGTATCTTGAAACGCTGAAGATATATGCGGAAATGGTCGATGAATATGCAGACAGCATCGATGAGTACCTGAAAAACGGTGATGCGGAGAATGCGGTTATCAGAATACACGCACTGAAAAGTACTTCACGTATAATCGGCGCTTCCGGACTCGGAGATCTCGCAGCGGAACTCGAAAGCGCAGGCAGAAACGGAGACATGGAAAAGCTTGATAAAAACGCAGGGGAACTGACGGAGAGAAGCAGAAAACTTGGTCAGAAACTGAAAGGGGTATTATTATGA
- the ybaK gene encoding Cys-tRNA(Pro) deacylase has translation MKKEEKTNVMRILDGKKIEYQSHTYEADPTLTGEQIAGILGEDPEKVFKTLVTQAKSGTYYVFVVPVKEELDLKKAAKAAGEKAISMLKQKDLLPLTGYVHGGCSPVGMKKQFATFIHETAPSFEKIFVSAGRVGAQIELSPADLMGVAGIKTADIIV, from the coding sequence ATGAAAAAAGAAGAAAAAACAAATGTCATGAGAATACTTGACGGTAAGAAAATAGAATATCAGAGTCATACCTACGAAGCAGATCCGACACTGACGGGCGAACAGATAGCCGGTATTCTCGGTGAGGATCCGGAAAAAGTGTTCAAGACACTTGTTACTCAGGCGAAGAGCGGTACTTATTATGTTTTCGTTGTTCCGGTAAAGGAGGAGCTTGATCTGAAAAAAGCTGCAAAGGCGGCGGGCGAAAAGGCGATAAGCATGCTTAAGCAGAAGGATCTTCTTCCGCTTACCGGATATGTTCACGGAGGATGTTCACCTGTAGGAATGAAAAAGCAGTTTGCGACCTTTATACATGAAACGGCACCTTCATTTGAAAAGATCTTCGTAAGTGCCGGCAGAGTCGGAGCCCAGATAGAGCTGAGTCCTGCTGATCTTATGGGGGTTGCGGGAATAAAAACAGCCGATATCATAGTCTGA
- a CDS encoding AAA family ATPase yields the protein MNLPYTVTQNELSDLLLNISPKRPVFIWGAPGIGKSALVQKFADDVGMECVSLLGSQLAPEDIIGIPQIDGETSRFMPPKMIARKEPYVLFLDELNACSQEVQKAFYSLIHERRIGEYHLPAGSVVIGAGNRSQDGAIVKTMSTALINRMFHVQLIADPEQWLQWAYDEGLHPWITDYITQRPDHLFSEPPKTEEPYSTPRSWHMLSDALKEYGAGEKTVPENILRVLAYGCISARHAGMFIAFIKQIKNKDLLSEIIKGNAKFPSDPADRDVLYFTAQSFRARLLLELPRDKQDLDRTTQQLTHRAKALIKDLSHINLEIAQMVVSSDDDKVLPEWFMVEIVRDLPRLVKNGG from the coding sequence ATGAATCTGCCATATACAGTGACACAAAACGAACTTTCAGATCTGCTGCTGAATATCTCGCCGAAAAGGCCGGTGTTCATATGGGGTGCACCGGGAATAGGAAAGTCAGCACTTGTTCAGAAATTTGCTGATGACGTGGGAATGGAGTGCGTTTCACTTCTTGGAAGCCAGCTTGCCCCGGAAGATATAATCGGTATTCCGCAGATCGACGGAGAGACTTCACGTTTCATGCCGCCGAAGATGATAGCGAGGAAGGAACCGTATGTTCTGTTTCTCGATGAACTGAACGCCTGCTCGCAGGAAGTGCAGAAAGCGTTCTACAGCCTTATACATGAAAGGCGTATAGGCGAGTATCATCTGCCGGCGGGAAGCGTTGTGATCGGTGCAGGAAACCGTTCACAGGACGGTGCAATCGTAAAGACCATGTCAACTGCACTCATAAACAGAATGTTTCACGTTCAGCTCATTGCCGATCCGGAACAGTGGCTTCAGTGGGCGTATGATGAGGGACTTCATCCGTGGATAACGGATTATATCACACAAAGACCTGATCATCTTTTCTCGGAACCGCCGAAAACCGAGGAGCCGTATTCAACACCGCGTTCGTGGCATATGCTGAGCGATGCACTTAAGGAATACGGAGCAGGGGAAAAAACGGTGCCTGAAAATATTCTGAGGGTGCTTGCATACGGATGTATATCAGCGCGTCATGCCGGAATGTTCATTGCGTTTATCAAGCAGATAAAGAACAAGGACCTTTTAAGTGAGATCATAAAAGGCAATGCAAAGTTCCCGTCTGATCCGGCCGACAGGGATGTGCTCTACTTTACTGCACAGAGTTTCCGTGCAAGGCTGCTTCTTGAACTGCCGCGTGACAAGCAGGATCTTGACCGCACGACCCAGCAGCTTACACACAGAGCAAAGGCTCTTATAAAGGATCTTTCGCATATCAATCTTGAAATAGCACAGATGGTGGTATCTTCTGATGATGACAAGGTGCTTCCGGAATGGTTCATGGTCGAAATTGTACGTGATCTTCCGCGTCTTGTCAAAAACGGCGGGTGA
- a CDS encoding diguanylate cyclase has translation MNGVINKNKQTVRKKPEKRRKSITTWKYVFAATLMMLVNILLGLFLSEKSGEAMKTLISARMLDITNTAADMIDGDILKNITAEDAGTPEYEQIMEVLTHFQDNIELEYIYCIQDKGNKNFVFGIDPTPVDPGEFGAPVVFTEALFSASRGKAAADMVSYSDEWGSFYSAYSPVFDSEGNVAGIIAVDFDKTWYDSYVNRFLWTTVLIVTVSLAVGVALVIMFTSNTRKRISRVNSQLVGLADNFTRLMTEVRNMSGSGDDPSVFETEDNYTAQDDIEAIQHRIIILQDDLYSLLASVRRQAFTDSMTGVRNKSAYIEREREISLRIKKGSAAFTVVIFDVNGLKKVNDSLGHAYGDMLLKDAADILIAVYGCDRVYRVGGDEFIAIINSLSEDEIQTSISRFDYHIAAENAKEKPYGQTFAVSRGYAIFRPGIDSDYQDVFRRADHMMYQDKAAYYRTHGDRRRRQEGS, from the coding sequence ATGAATGGGGTAATTAATAAAAACAAACAGACGGTAAGAAAAAAACCGGAGAAGCGTCGGAAAAGCATAACTACCTGGAAATATGTTTTTGCAGCCACGCTCATGATGCTTGTAAATATTCTGCTCGGACTGTTTCTTTCCGAAAAATCAGGCGAAGCGATGAAGACTCTGATATCAGCACGAATGCTTGATATCACCAATACTGCTGCTGACATGATCGACGGTGATATTCTGAAAAATATTACAGCGGAAGATGCCGGAACACCTGAGTATGAACAGATAATGGAAGTGCTGACACATTTTCAGGATAATATTGAACTGGAATATATCTACTGCATACAGGACAAGGGAAATAAGAATTTTGTTTTCGGTATTGACCCTACTCCGGTTGATCCGGGTGAATTCGGAGCTCCCGTAGTATTTACCGAAGCTCTTTTCAGTGCAAGCCGCGGAAAAGCTGCGGCTGATATGGTGTCGTACAGTGACGAATGGGGGTCATTCTACAGCGCCTACAGTCCTGTCTTTGATTCGGAAGGAAATGTAGCCGGAATAATCGCAGTGGATTTCGACAAAACCTGGTACGATTCATATGTGAACCGCTTCCTGTGGACAACTGTTCTTATAGTTACAGTTTCACTTGCGGTAGGTGTTGCACTTGTCATCATGTTCACGAGCAATACCCGCAAAAGAATAAGCAGGGTAAACAGTCAGCTTGTCGGACTTGCTGATAATTTTACCAGACTTATGACTGAAGTACGTAATATGTCGGGATCCGGAGATGACCCGTCAGTATTTGAAACTGAAGACAATTATACTGCACAGGATGATATCGAAGCGATCCAGCACAGGATAATAATACTTCAGGACGATCTCTATTCACTTCTTGCAAGTGTGCGCCGTCAGGCATTCACTGACAGTATGACCGGAGTGCGCAACAAGTCGGCATACATTGAACGTGAGCGTGAGATCAGTCTCAGGATAAAAAAAGGCAGCGCAGCATTTACCGTTGTCATTTTCGACGTGAACGGACTGAAAAAAGTCAATGACAGTCTCGGCCACGCATACGGCGATATGCTTCTTAAGGATGCAGCGGACATACTTATTGCAGTGTACGGATGCGACAGGGTCTACCGTGTCGGCGGCGATGAGTTCATTGCAATAATAAACTCACTTTCCGAGGATGAGATACAGACCTCCATTTCCAGATTCGATTATCATATTGCTGCTGAAAATGCCAAAGAGAAGCCGTACGGTCAGACTTTTGCAGTATCAAGAGGATATGCCATTTTCCGCCCGGGTATCGATTCCGATTACCAGGATGTTTTCAGACGTGCTGATCATATGATGTATCAGGACAAGGCGGCCTACTACAGGACTCACGGTGACCGCCGCAGGAGACAGGAGGGATCGTAA